A stretch of DNA from Desulfofalx alkaliphila DSM 12257:
CATTATTTTATGAGAGAGTATCTTTTTAAAGAAATAGATATAAAAGATGCAAATGCCCATATTCTTGACGGAAAGGCAGCGGATGTGGAGGCAGAATGCCGGAGGTATGAAAACTGCATTAAGGAGGCCGGGGGCATTGATCTTCAATTGCTGGGTATTGGGCAGAACGGTCATATCGGTTTTAATGAGCCCGGTGAAAATTTTGAGGCCCTGACCCATCTGGTAAATCTGCACCCAGATACAATAAGAGCCAATGCCAGGTTCTTTAATTCCATAGATGAGGTACCCACCCAGGCCATAACCATGGGTATAAAAACCATTATGCGGGCGAAAAAAATAGTACTTTTGGCCAACGGTGAAAGTAAGGCCGAAGCCATTTATCAAACGCTTAAAGGAAAGATTACACCCCGTGTACCGGCATCGGTGCTGCAGCTGCACCCGGATATTACTGTAATCATAGACGAAGCCGCAGCGGTTAAGCTGTAAGGCGCCGGCTGTGGTCGGTCAGTTTAATTTTTACAAGGCCCCCCTTGCATAATTAGCCTGTCCTATGGCAAAATATATGACAAAAAAAGGATGTAAGGGGGCGTCGTTCTATGGATGAAATATTAAAGGCAATGCAGGAAGTGGAGAAGTCCATGGCAAGAATCCGTAGAAAAATGTTCTCTGATTTTGACCGGCTGTTACCCGGCAGTTTTGAAAAAGACCATTTCGATTCATTTATCCGGGAAGCACCTTCAGCCAAAGGAGCCAATGTAAAAACTTTTAGGTACTACGCCAAAAGAGAGATGGACAGTAGCGGCAAAGATGTTAGGGAAGTATATGTGGAAGCCGACGGGGATAAAAAGTACTGGAAAAAAGACGGCAACAAGGAATGGTTTGTGGAGCCAAACAAATTGCTTAACAAATTTTTGCCCGGAAAGAACAAATAAAATTTACCCCACCGATGGTATACCCTTGCCATTGGTGGATTTTTTATTTATTATTGACTTAGCTTTGGAAGGGAATGATTTATCTGCAATTACAATACGACTTGTTAATGGATGAATTTATTGCGGTGGCTGCAAGTATTAAAGACGGTTTTATTGCACACCCCAGGGTACTTAAAGGCCTGGGATACAAAAAGGCAATATTACTGTCCTTGGCTGAGAAAAGAGAGTTCTCCCATTACTGCCAGATGCTTAAGGTAAACGGCGGGCAGATTATTGAGAAAATAAATGCCATGTCGGAAGAGGAAGGTGAGCAGCTGGCCCGGGATATCTATTTACACTGGCAGCCTGAGGAAGAGGGCGGCAGGTAAATTTTTTCAAGAAATAGATATTGACCCTTTTTTGTATTTGTGCTACCTTTAAATACAAGTAAGATATCTTAATGACTGTGATGGAGAAAAGTAGGTCAGCTTCAGCCTTCCAGGGAGAAGAAACCGTGACTGTAAGTTTCTTTAAGGTGTGACTGATTGAAGTTCTCTCCGGAGTCGCCACGCTGAAATAGCAGTAGGTGTGGCCGGGTTCCCGCCGTTAAAAGGGAAGAGGTATCGGATTATATGTCCTGTACCGGTAAAGGCGGCTTTAAGCAATTAGGGTGGTACCGCGAAATCTGGCATTTCGTCCCTTGGGGATGAAATGCTTTTTTAGTTTACCGGCAGGGTATGGTATTCCTGTACCTTTCTATGAGTGGGCTTTTTAGCCAATTAGGGTGGTACCGCGAAATTACTCTTTCGTCCCTATGGGGGTGAAGGAGTTTTTTGTTTTGAAGGGGGGCGATTATTTTTGAATTAGAAGGGATATGCGCAAGCGCTGAAATTATAATTACTAAATTAGGGAGGTTAAAAAATGAAAAAAATCATCTTGTCATTAATGGTTGTTTTAATGGCTCTTACCTTGATGGCCTGCGGCGGGGAGGAACCCGAGGCGGCAGAGGACAAAGTAAACTTAGGTATTATTCAGGTGGCTGAGCACCCCTCTTTAGACGTGGCCCGTCAGGGATTCTTAGATGTGCTCAGTGAAAACGGCTACCTTGAGGGTGAAAACCTGGCAGTGGATTATCAAAATGCCCAGGGAGACCAGGCTAACTTGCAAACCATAGCCCGTAAATTTGTTCAGGATGAGTGTGACTTGGTGCTGGCCATAGCCACACAATCTGCAGTGACAATGGCCAATGAAACCGGCGATATACCAATTTTAATTACCGCCGTTACCGACCCGGTCACCGCCAAGCTGGTTGAAAGCTTAGAAAGGCCGGGCACCAACGTCACCGGAACCACCGATATCAACCCGGTTAAAGAACAACTGCAGCTGGTTAAAGAAATTGTTCCCGGTGCAGAAAAGGTCGGTGTTATTTACAACTCCAGTGAAGTAAACTCCCAGGTACAGGTGGATCTTGCGGACCAAGCTGCCCCGGAACTGGGCTTAGAACTGGTGAAAGTAACGGTTACCGCCAGCAGTGAAGTGATGCAGGCCGCCCAATCATTGGTTGGCAGGGTTGATGCAATCTATCTTCCCACCGACAACATGGTTATTTCTTCCTTGGCGGCGGTGATTGGGGTGGCTGAAGAGAACAAGATTCCCGTTATTAGCGCAGAATCCAATTCTGTGGAAAACGGGGCGGTGGCCACCATTGGTATTGATTACTACCAATTGGGCCGCACCACCGGGGAAATGGCCCTGCGGGTGCTAAAGGGTGAAGAACCGCAAAACATGGCTATCCAGAGCCAGCCCGGTTCTGATATTGTAATTAATTTGCAGGCGGCAGAGCGAATGGGTGTCACCGTTTCAGAGGACTTAAAGAATAAGCAAATTAAAATAATTAATGAATAAAAGGTGATATAAGTGACAGCTACTGTATGGCTAGGTGTACTGGAGCAAGGTTTATTATGGGGTATTATGGTGTTAGGGGTATACATTACCTTTAGGGTGTTGAACTTTCCGGACCTAACGGTGGACGGCGGTTTTACACTGGGGGCGGCGGTGGCAGCCCGAATGATATTGGATGGCCACGACCCCTGGCTGGCCACCTCTTTGGCCCTGGTCTGCGGGATGATGGCCGGCTTGGTTACAGGGTTTTTAAATACCAAGCTGCGCATTCCGCCGCTTTTGGCAGGCATTTTAATGATGATTGCGCTGTACTCTATCAATTTGCGGGTGATGGGCAATAAGTCAATGCTGTCCCTCTTGCGCATTGATACCGTCTATACCGATGTGGCCGGCATCGGCGCGCCCCAGGCATTGGCGGTGACATGCCTGGGTTTGGCGGCTGTAACCTTAATCGGTTATTTGCTATACACCTTTTTACAAACTGAAGTGGGCATGGCTTTACGGGCCACCGGCGATAACGAGCAAATGATTAGAAGTTTGGGCGTCAATACCGATGCCAGTAAAACCATGGGTTTGGCATTGGGCAACGGTTTGGTGGCCCTAAGCGGGGCCATGGTGGCCCAGTACCAGGGTTACAGTGATGTTCAAATGGGCATCGGCATGATTGTGGTGGGCCTTGCTTCGGTAATTGTGGGTGAAGTGGTCTTTGGCAAGGGCACCTTGCTGCGGGCTCTGGTGGCGGTGGTAATGGGTTCCATTATTTACCGGGCGGTAATTGCCCTGGTGATGCGCATGGGCCTGCCCACCACCGACTTAAAGCTGTTCACCGCCCTCTTGGTGGTGCTGGCCATGTCATCCCCCATCATAAAAGAAAAACTGTCCCTTAACTTCAACTGGTTTAACGGCAAGGAGGGTGTGCAGCGTGCTACAAATGACCGACGTATACAAAACCTTTAATGCCGGCAGCGTCAATGAACGTCTGGCCCTAAACGGTGTATCCCTTAAACTGGCCCCGGGGGATGTGGTAACGGTAATTGGGGGCAATGGTGCCGGCAAATCCACTTTGCTAAATATCATTGCCGGGGTATATCCGCTGGACAGCGGCACCATAACCATTGATAACAATGCCATTGAGACCCTGGCGGAACACGCAAGGGCCACCTTTATCGGCAGGGTGTTTCAAGACCCCATGAGGGGCACTGCCGCCTCTATGACCATTGAAGAAAACCTGGCCATGGCAGTAAAAAGAGGTACCCGGCGCAGGTTAAGCCGGGGAATTAAAAAAAAGGATCGGGAATTTTTCCGGGAACAGCTGGCCCAGTTGGGTTTAGGGCTGGAAGACCGCTTGACCACCACCGTGGGTTTATTATCCGGCGGTCAGCGCCAGGCCTTGACCCTGCTAATGGCAACCCTGGTGCCCCCAAAGCTGTTGCTGCTGGATGAACATACCGCAGCCCTGGATCCCAATACCGCCCAAAAGGTGTTGGAACTTACCGAAAGGATTGTCAGGGATAATAAACTGACCACCTTGATGGTTACCCATAACATGGAGGATGCCCTGCGCATTGGCAACCGCACCATTATGATGCATGAAGGTAAAATCATATTAGACTTAAGCGGTAGGGAAAGGGCCAACACCACCATTCCTGATTTGTTGGCAATGTTCAAGAAAGCCAGCGGGCAATCGCTGGCCAACGACAGGATGCTGCTTGGCGGTTAAAAACCTTTTCATAGCTTGCTTACCGGTGGCGGACAATTATAGTCCGCCACTTTTTTATGTCAATTTATTTTAAGTATAAACCGGCTTAAAATTACCAACTTTATATAGTAGCACCTTTAGACCTTAAAACAGTGGGGGTTAACTATGGTGAATTACAAAAGCCTGATAAAAAATAACCTGTGGCTACAGCTACTGCTGGCCCTTTTGGCCATCTGGTTGGTAATCACCCTTATATTTTTCTTTCACCACCGGGTTGTTGCCAGAACGGTGGAAATACCGGGCTGGCAATTGGACGAAGCCCAAAACTTAGGGGTACAGATTAAAAAAATCAGTGTTTATGACTGGCAAAGGGCGCCCGGTTATTACCAAGGCATGGCTGGGCTGGGCCCCCTGTGGTCCTTGGGTCACCGCTTACAGGGGGAGGTGGCCGAAGGCTATTTTCAGGCCGCCGGTGCCATTGCCGCCTATTACAGCCGTCCCTATCAAAAAACAGAGGGCTATCGCATAGAAGTAGCGGGCGCCTATTTAAACGAGGGTTATACCCAGCCGCCCCGGTTTACCGTCACCGTCAATGAAGATCTGGTTATTGAAGAGGACAGTTTTACTTTGGATGTGGAAGAGGGCGGCAAGCTCAGTTATTTTACCGCCACAGCCCATGCGGACGTCGATGGGATTACCCACCTGGATGTGCAGTACCACCGGGAAGGGCAGGAGGGCCCAAAAGAAACGGCAGAGAACTTTGAGGTGGAATTGTATACCGCCTTTAATGGGCCCCTAGGCTACTCCCGCCGGTACAACCCCGAAGGGACGGTTGTGGAATTTATAAAAGACTATCAGGAGGGGAGTAAAAAGGCCCAAAGATATGTTGGGCAATGGGAAAAGACAGATAAGGGCGGGGCCAGGCAAGTTCTCCGGGCCAATGAAAAGGGGCAATTTCCCTGGAAAAACCTGCAGTGGATGCAAAAGGAAAAGAAACCCTGGTCTATCCAACGGCCCATTACAGAATACCTGGGGGAGCTTAAGGGTATAGCCGATGTTTTTGCTGTTACTTTAAGGTATGTGTCCTTGGAAGAAAAATCCGGCGCTGCGGAAACAATGGGTGAACAAAAATTTTACCTGGTGGAGGAAGGGAACCGCTGGAAAATTATTGATGTCAGCCCTTTAAATTAAAGTATTAATTGCTCAATGGCCGGTGGACAAGCAAAAAATTTAATAAAAAAGATAATTTTGACATACAGCTGACTTTCCCCTATTGCCAGATCATGTTATTATAGTTACGAGAGTCAGTTTCTATGTATATTATTAAAGATATTTATAAGCATACTCTCCATTCGACTAGAGGTTTGGCAAAAATGGCCTATGGAGGGATGAACAATGAGTTTGATGAGTAGAATCTTTTCCCTGGTAAGCTGGTCCCTGGACTGGATGCAGGTGGAGGTATCTACCTATTGTGATGCTTCCTGCGTCTACTGTCCCCGCACCGTCTATAGCGATGCCTGGATCAACAGGCAAATGCAACTGGACACCTATAAAAAGCTGCTGCCGGTATTTAAAAAGACCAAGCAGATTTACTTGCAGGGCTGGGGAGAGCCCTTTCTCAACCCGGATTTCTTTGAAATGGTAAGGCTGGCAAAGCAGATGGACTGCTACGTGGGTACCACCACAAACGGCATGTTAATTGACGAACTTAAGGCCCGGAAAATAGTGTCCAGCGGCCTGGATCTTATTACCATTCCCTTGGCATCCACCGATGAAAAGAATGATACTATCCGGGTGGGTACCAATATTGAACAGATACTTAATAACATTCAACTGATTAATAAAGCCAAAGAAAAGGCCGGTTCAGCCTATCCCAAAATCAACATTGCCTATATGCTGTTGGCCTCCCACCTGGAAAGTGCCAAGGATTTGCCAAAGCTGCTCAAGGGTTTGGGAGTAAATGAGGTGGAAATACAAACTTTAGATTTTGTTCCCACCCCCCTCTTGGAAGAAGAGTCACTGCTCTTATGTGAAGGCAGCAGTGTAGCAAAATACCTGGACGCTATGGTTAAGCAGGCAGGGGAAACCGGCATTGGCATTCACTACCGCAAAAGAAATGTCAGTGGGCAGTTTAATTGGTGCACAGAAAACATCCAGCGGGCACTGTACATTTCCTCCTCCGGCGACGTTTCGCCCTGTGTGTTTTCTAACATACCCTTAAAGCATGATAAAGCCCTGGCCTATGCCTACCAACCCTTAACCTTTGGCAATGTGCGAGATGATAAGTTATTGGATATATGGTGCCAAAAGGATTACGCCCGCTTCCGCCGCACCTTTGAGGTGGGACAACTGGTTAGCCAATGTCAAACCTGTGCCATGTTAGATTGTAAATAGAAAATGCTTTAAAAAGACCGACATCAGTCGGTCTTTTTTGCTTGACAAGGGCGCTCCGGGGCGCTTATACTGTGTATATAGAGAATACACAGTATAATGGGTGGGGGATAAATCTAATGTATATACCGATAATAAAAAACAGTCCTAAACCTGCCTATCAGCAAATAATTGATAGCATTAGAAAAAGAATATTAACCGGGGAATTAATGGCCGATGAAGAACTGCCCTCCATTCGCCGGCTGGCCAAAAACACCAAGGTCAGTATCATCACCGTGCGCCGCTCCTACGGCGATCTGGAAAGGGAAGGTTTGATTTACAGTAGGCCGGGTATGGGCTATTATGTGTCAGAGTTTAACCAACAAATGCTGGATGATGCAAAAATAAAATTAATTACACCCCTGCTGCAGGAGGTGGTGAATACCGCCAAGGAGCTGCAGCTAAATGAAAAAAAGGTAAAGGATTTATTAAATAAAATGTTAGAAGAAAAAGTGCAGAAAGGGGGCCGGCCCAATGGATAGTTATGCAATTAAGACCACTGAGCTCAGTAAAAAATATAAGGGGAAAACGGTAGTTTCAGGGCTGGATTTAAGTGTGCCCAAAGAAAGTGTCTTTGCCTTTTTAGGGCCTAACGGTGCCGGTAAAACCACCACCATAAAAATGCTGCTGGGCCTAATAAAACCCTCTGCCGGTAAAGTTTGGCTCTTGGGTCAAGGGGTGGATGACAGCAAGGTGAGACAAAGGGTGGGCTATGTGCCAGATAACCCGGAGTTTTATGGCTACCTGAATGCCCTTGATTTGGTGCGCTTATGTAAATCCCTGTATAGCAGCTGGGATGATGGTTTGGTGGAAAAGATATTTCATTTGATGGATATTCCTAAAAAAACAAAGGCAAAGCACCTATCCCGGGGGCAAAAGGCAGCCATTGCCCTGGCCCTGGCCATGGGTCCCCGGCCGGATTTAATTATTTTAGATGAACCGGCCACCCAATTTGATCCTGTTAAAAGGCAGGCCTACTATTCGCTCTTGTTTGAGGATGTGGTGGCGGCAGGGGGCACCGTATTTTTAGCCACCCACCAATTAAGTGAGGTGGAGCGCTTTGCCGATTACGCAGCTTTTATTAATAGGGGCAAATTACTGACGGTAAAGCCGGTTGCTGAACTGGTGCTTAGCGAAAAACGCATAAGGGTGGTGTTTCAGGGGGAAGCTCCCGATGATATTGAAAGGTGGACCGGGGTAAGGCGAGTTGAACGCCAGGGGAAAAGTTATATGCTGACGGTGACAGAAAATGTTGAAGATATCTACCAAAGACTGCAGCAATTACCCCACTTTGCCTTAGAACTGATCGATATGGATTTGGAGGATATCTTTTTAGAGCATGCCGGCGATAGGAGGGTCGACAGATGATTTATAAGGCGCTGATTAAAAAAGAACTGATGGAAAATCGCTGGAAGTATGCGGTAATATTGATTTGGCTGCTGGCCTTTGGCAGCACCTTATTCTTATCTTTTAAGTGGCTGGGGGACCTACTGCAGTCTTTAACCGGCCTGGAAGCTGAATTGACCAATAAATTAATGGGCGCCATGATGGAGGATTTTGCCCTCTATGCCTGGGCCAACTGGTACGGCAAGACCTTCTACCAAAGCTTAGTGCTTTTTGCCATTATCTTGGGCATGTCTAACATTGCCGGAGAAGTGGGCAGGGGCACTGCGTCATTTGTTTTTACCAAGCCCCTTTCCCGGAGGGAGATATTTTTTACCAAGTACGCCACCGGTGGGCTGGGTTTGGCATTGGTAATAACAGTTTCCACCTTTGCTGCCTGGTTGGCGTCGCAGTTTTATGGGGAAGCCCTCTCCCTTAGCTTTTTAACGGGGATACCCATGGCCTTTGCCGGCAGTTTGGTAATCTACAGCATTGCTGTTTACTGGTCGGTGGTCTTTGATGACCAAATTAAGGCCGGGGTGGCAGCGGCCCTTACCGCCTTTGTCATATCAATACCGGGATGGTTTGGCAGCACAGCCTTTTTGTCGGTATTTGTGCACATGAGGGGCTGGCCCATCTACCTAGGCCAAGATGAATGGCTGATGCCGCTGCTGGCAATGCTCTTGATAAGCGGCGCAATTTATTATCTGGGCCTGCGGGCACTGGAGAAAAAGGAATTATAATTTATCTTGGGGAGTGATTATAAATGTTATTAACCACAACAGAAATTAATACCGAGTATCAAGTATTGGGTTTGGTCAAGGGCAGTACCGTGAAAACAAGGCATTTGGGCAAAGACATTATGGCCTTCATCCGCATGCTCTTTGGCGGCAATGTGAAAGAGTATTCCGATCTGCTGGAGAGTGCCAGGAGAGAGGCGGAAGAAATAATGATTAGGGAGGCCCGGGCCAAGGGGGCCAATGCTGTGATTGGGGTGCGCTACGCAAGCAGTCAAATTGCCCAAGGGGCTTCAGAGGTTATTGTTTATGGTACAGCGGTTAAAATATAGGTGGTTCTTATCCTCTGTTTTTTCTAAAAACACTTGAGATAAGCTATTTGAGAAAATTTACTTTTCCTGTACAATAATGGGGTAAATAAAAATACAGGGGGCAATCAAAAATTGAATAACCAAGTTAGAAGAATTTATGTGGAAAAACGTCAGGGTTTTGACTTTGAAGCCCAAAACTTGTATCAGGATTTAAAGAAGAACCTGGGCATTAAAAACTTAGAAAGGCTGCGGGTGGTAGATCGCTACGACCTGTCGGGGATAAGCGACGAAGAATACAACCGGGCCCGAAGCATAATTTTTTCCGATCCGCCCGTTGATATGGTATATGACGAGCATTTACCCCTAAATAATGGTGCAAGAGTCTTTGCTATGGAATATTTGCCGGGGCAGTACCATCAGCAGGCAGATTTTGCAGCCCAAGGCATACAAATACTAACCCAAAAGGAAGTCCCCACCGTTTTGGCTGCCAAGGTAATTATCCTGGAGGGAAATATATCTGACAGTCAGTTTGCCAAAATAAAGGAATACTGCATCAATCCGGTGGAAAGCCGGGAGGCGTCCCTGGAAAAACCCCGGTCTTTAGATCTGGAGGCAGAAGTGCCGGCGGATGTGGAAGTGTTGGAGGGTTTTATTGCAAAAACACCCCAGCAATTGGAAGGGTTTTTGAAAGATTATGGGCTGGCCATGGGCCTTGAAGACCTGTTGTTTTGCCAGCAGTATTTTCGTGACAGCGAAAAGAGAGACCCCACCATCACTGAAATAAGGCTCATTGACACCTACTGGTCTGACCACTGCCGCCACACCACCTTTTTCACTGAAATAGAGGATGTGGCAATTGAAAAGGCCCGCTACACCGGGCCCATCGAAAAGGCCTATGGGGAATATCTTGCCTCCAGGGATTATGTGTACGGGGAAAGCCCTAAGGACATCTGCCTCATGGATATTGCCTTAATGGGCATGAAAGAATTGAAGAAAAAGGGCTTACTAAATGATTTGGATGAATCCGATGAGATCAATGCCTGCAGTATTGTGGTGGATGTTGATGTTGACGGTAGCAGGGAAGAGTGGCTGGTGATGTTTAAAAACGAAACCCACAATCACCCCACTGAAATAGAGCCCTTTGGCGGTGCCGCCACCTGCCTGGGTGGGGCCATTAGGGACCCGCTTTCGGGCAGGTCCTATGTATACCAGGCAATGCGGGTTACCGGCAGCGGTGATCCCCGGGCCAAGCTTGAGGATACCCTGCCCGGCAAATTGCCCCAGCGCAAGATAACCACCGAGGCGGCGGAGGGTTACAGTTCCTATGGCAATCAAATCGGCGTTCCCGCCGGCCAGGTGGCAGAGGTGTATCATGAGGGCTTCATTGCCAAAAGAATGGAATTGGGGGCGGTAATTGCCGCTGCGCCCAAGGAAAATGTAGTCAGAAAGGCACCTGCAGAAGGTGATGTGGTCATCTTAGTGGGTGGCAGAACGGGACGGGACGGCTGCGGCGGGGCCACCGGTTCATCCAAGGAACACACCGAAGAGTCCCTCACCACCTGTGGTGCCGACGTGCAAAAGGGCAACCCCGCCGTGGAGAGATATTTACAAAGGCTCTTTAGAAAGCCCGAAGTCAGCAAGATGATTAAGAAGTGCAATGACTTTGGTGCCGGCGGTGTATCGGTGGCCATCGGTGAACTGGCCGACAGCGTAGAAATAAATCTTGATGTGATACCGCAAAAGTATGGGGGGCTGGACGGCACTGAACTGGCCATATCAGAATCCCAAGAGCGCATGGCGGTGGTGGTGGCGGCAGCCCATGCCCAAGAATTTATTCAACAATCCCGCCTAGAAAACTTAGAGGCCACCGTGGTGGCAAGGGTAACGGCCAATGGCCGGTTAAGGATGTTTTGGCGCAACAAAGCCATTGTGGATTTGAGCCGGGAATTTTTAAACACCAACGGCATTAAACAAAGGGTAAAATTGACAGTGGCAGCACCCCGGGAAGAAGAGCCGTATTTTGATGTGCTGCCGGAAGGGGTGGCCAAGGAACTGCCCGATTTACACAGGGCCTGGCTGGGCAATTTACAGGACTTAAATGTGTGCAGTCAAAGGGGCCTGGTGGAAAGGTTTGACAGCACCGTTGGGGCAGCCACCGTCTTAATGCCCTTTGGGGGCAGGTATCAGGCTACCCCCACAGAGGGAATGGTGGCTAAACTGCCTGTGCTCTCGGGAGAGACCTCCACTGCCACCGTCATGACATATGGTTACAACCCCCAGCTGGCTTCATGGAGCCCCTTCCACGGGGCCTTGTATGCAGTGGTGGAGGCGGTTACCAAGGTGGTGGCCCTGGGAGGGGACTACCGGAGCGTTCGCCTCACCTTGCAGGAATACTTTGAAAAGCTGGGTAAGGACCCGGTGCGCTGGGGCAAACCCTTCAGTGCCCTGCTGGGGGCCTTTTTGGCCCAAAAGAACCTGGGTATACCGGCCATTGGCGGCAAAGACAGCATGTCCGGCACCTTTGAAGACTTGCATGTGCCGCCCACGCTGGTTGCCTTTGCAGTAAATGTTGTGGACGCCGGTCAGGTGGTATCCCAGGAGTTTAAGAGTACCGACAGCCAGGTGGTGCTGCTTCCGGTGGCCCGGGATGAAAACCTCTTGCCTGACTTTGCGGCCCTGAAGAAAAACTTTACGAAAATAAGCGAGCTGATAAGCACCGGTAAAGTGCTGGCTTCCCATACCGTAAAGGTAGGGGGCTTGGCGGCGGCAATTAGTAAAATGTCCTTTGGCAACGGCATAGGCTTTCGCTTTGCAAATCCTGTTGACGTCAGCCGCTTGTTTACTGCAGATTATGGTTCTGTGCTGCTGGAGATTGATAGGAGCCTTGATTTACCACAAATCTTTGGCGATGTGGAGTATCAAATCCTGGGCTACACCCAAAAAGAGCCGGTCATTTCTGTAAACGGCATTGAAATAAGTATCGAAGAATCCCTAGCCCACTGGGAAAGTCCGCTGGAAAGCATTTTTCCCACAAAGGTGCCGGCGGTGGCAGAGGCAAAGGCAAGGGCCGCCCGGTATGACGGTAAAAATACCAAAAAACCCGCCACTGCTGTGGCCAAGCCCAGGGTGTTTATACCGGTATTCCCCGGCACAAACGGTGAGTTTGACTGTGCACCGCATTTTGAAAAGGCCGGCGCGGTGGTGGATACCATGGTAATTAGAAACCTTAGCCCGGCAGAGGTGGAGTACTCTGTTAATGAAATGGTGAAAAGAATTGGCCAAGCGCAAATTATCATGCTGCCCGGCGACGCCGGCACATTCAGTGTGGCCATGTTTAGAATTCCCCGTGTCAAAGAAGCGGTGATGGACTTGCTAAAC
This window harbors:
- the nagB gene encoding glucosamine-6-phosphate deaminase is translated as MQIDIVKDYDILSKKAAQIISAQIIQKPNSVLGLATGSTPIGTYRELVRMCKEGIISFADVVTFNLDEYYGLDEDDPQSYHYFMREYLFKEIDIKDANAHILDGKAADVEAECRRYENCIKEAGGIDLQLLGIGQNGHIGFNEPGENFEALTHLVNLHPDTIRANARFFNSIDEVPTQAITMGIKTIMRAKKIVLLANGESKAEAIYQTLKGKITPRVPASVLQLHPDITVIIDEAAAVKL
- a CDS encoding ABC transporter substrate-binding protein, whose amino-acid sequence is MKKIILSLMVVLMALTLMACGGEEPEAAEDKVNLGIIQVAEHPSLDVARQGFLDVLSENGYLEGENLAVDYQNAQGDQANLQTIARKFVQDECDLVLAIATQSAVTMANETGDIPILITAVTDPVTAKLVESLERPGTNVTGTTDINPVKEQLQLVKEIVPGAEKVGVIYNSSEVNSQVQVDLADQAAPELGLELVKVTVTASSEVMQAAQSLVGRVDAIYLPTDNMVISSLAAVIGVAEENKIPVISAESNSVENGAVATIGIDYYQLGRTTGEMALRVLKGEEPQNMAIQSQPGSDIVINLQAAERMGVTVSEDLKNKQIKIINE
- a CDS encoding ABC transporter permease, whose product is MTATVWLGVLEQGLLWGIMVLGVYITFRVLNFPDLTVDGGFTLGAAVAARMILDGHDPWLATSLALVCGMMAGLVTGFLNTKLRIPPLLAGILMMIALYSINLRVMGNKSMLSLLRIDTVYTDVAGIGAPQALAVTCLGLAAVTLIGYLLYTFLQTEVGMALRATGDNEQMIRSLGVNTDASKTMGLALGNGLVALSGAMVAQYQGYSDVQMGIGMIVVGLASVIVGEVVFGKGTLLRALVAVVMGSIIYRAVIALVMRMGLPTTDLKLFTALLVVLAMSSPIIKEKLSLNFNWFNGKEGVQRATNDRRIQNL
- a CDS encoding ABC transporter ATP-binding protein; translation: MLQMTDVYKTFNAGSVNERLALNGVSLKLAPGDVVTVIGGNGAGKSTLLNIIAGVYPLDSGTITIDNNAIETLAEHARATFIGRVFQDPMRGTAASMTIEENLAMAVKRGTRRRLSRGIKKKDREFFREQLAQLGLGLEDRLTTTVGLLSGGQRQALTLLMATLVPPKLLLLDEHTAALDPNTAQKVLELTERIVRDNKLTTLMVTHNMEDALRIGNRTIMMHEGKIILDLSGRERANTTIPDLLAMFKKASGQSLANDRMLLGG
- a CDS encoding radical SAM protein; its protein translation is MSLMSRIFSLVSWSLDWMQVEVSTYCDASCVYCPRTVYSDAWINRQMQLDTYKKLLPVFKKTKQIYLQGWGEPFLNPDFFEMVRLAKQMDCYVGTTTNGMLIDELKARKIVSSGLDLITIPLASTDEKNDTIRVGTNIEQILNNIQLINKAKEKAGSAYPKINIAYMLLASHLESAKDLPKLLKGLGVNEVEIQTLDFVPTPLLEEESLLLCEGSSVAKYLDAMVKQAGETGIGIHYRKRNVSGQFNWCTENIQRALYISSSGDVSPCVFSNIPLKHDKALAYAYQPLTFGNVRDDKLLDIWCQKDYARFRRTFEVGQLVSQCQTCAMLDCK
- a CDS encoding GntR family transcriptional regulator; the protein is MYIPIIKNSPKPAYQQIIDSIRKRILTGELMADEELPSIRRLAKNTKVSIITVRRSYGDLEREGLIYSRPGMGYYVSEFNQQMLDDAKIKLITPLLQEVVNTAKELQLNEKKVKDLLNKMLEEKVQKGGRPNG
- a CDS encoding ABC transporter ATP-binding protein — encoded protein: MDSYAIKTTELSKKYKGKTVVSGLDLSVPKESVFAFLGPNGAGKTTTIKMLLGLIKPSAGKVWLLGQGVDDSKVRQRVGYVPDNPEFYGYLNALDLVRLCKSLYSSWDDGLVEKIFHLMDIPKKTKAKHLSRGQKAAIALALAMGPRPDLIILDEPATQFDPVKRQAYYSLLFEDVVAAGGTVFLATHQLSEVERFADYAAFINRGKLLTVKPVAELVLSEKRIRVVFQGEAPDDIERWTGVRRVERQGKSYMLTVTENVEDIYQRLQQLPHFALELIDMDLEDIFLEHAGDRRVDR
- a CDS encoding ABC transporter permease codes for the protein MIYKALIKKELMENRWKYAVILIWLLAFGSTLFLSFKWLGDLLQSLTGLEAELTNKLMGAMMEDFALYAWANWYGKTFYQSLVLFAIILGMSNIAGEVGRGTASFVFTKPLSRREIFFTKYATGGLGLALVITVSTFAAWLASQFYGEALSLSFLTGIPMAFAGSLVIYSIAVYWSVVFDDQIKAGVAAALTAFVISIPGWFGSTAFLSVFVHMRGWPIYLGQDEWLMPLLAMLLISGAIYYLGLRALEKKEL
- a CDS encoding YbjQ family protein, giving the protein MLLTTTEINTEYQVLGLVKGSTVKTRHLGKDIMAFIRMLFGGNVKEYSDLLESARREAEEIMIREARAKGANAVIGVRYASSQIAQGASEVIVYGTAVKI